A portion of the Streptococcus sp. Marseille-Q6470 genome contains these proteins:
- a CDS encoding bifunctional riboflavin kinase/FAD synthetase, translating into MIVTIPIKTEKDIATPGPTVLVLGYFDGIHLGHQKLFSIAGEIAAKKRLSVALITFHESPKLTLKPYSPENLLHILNAEERERKFKRAGVENLYLMDFSSRIANMTAQEFVDTFVKEVKADTIVVGFDYSLGSDRKSAEDLKEIFDGEVVVVPPVEDEKGKISSTRIRQAILEGNVKEAGQLLGSPLPTRGIVVHGNARGRTIGYPTANLVLLDRTYMPADGVYTVDIEIKRKLYRGMASVGKNVTFDGEEERFEVNIFDFDEDIYGETVTVYWLDRIRDMVKFDGIEQLVKQLEEDEKAARK; encoded by the coding sequence ATGATTGTAACAATACCTATAAAAACTGAAAAAGACATTGCAACTCCAGGTCCAACCGTCCTTGTATTGGGATATTTTGACGGTATTCACCTAGGACATCAAAAATTATTTAGCATTGCTGGGGAAATAGCTGCCAAAAAAAGATTGAGTGTTGCCTTAATCACTTTCCATGAATCACCAAAATTAACCTTAAAACCCTATTCACCAGAAAATTTACTTCATATCCTGAATGCAGAAGAACGTGAACGTAAGTTTAAACGTGCTGGTGTTGAAAATCTTTATTTAATGGACTTCTCAAGTCGTATCGCTAATATGACAGCTCAAGAATTTGTAGATACCTTTGTCAAAGAAGTTAAAGCAGATACCATTGTAGTTGGATTTGACTATAGTCTTGGTTCAGATAGAAAATCAGCTGAAGACTTAAAAGAAATCTTTGATGGAGAAGTAGTCGTAGTACCTCCTGTAGAAGATGAAAAAGGGAAGATTAGCTCTACCCGTATTCGTCAAGCTATCCTTGAAGGGAATGTGAAAGAAGCTGGTCAGTTACTAGGAAGTCCACTTCCTACAAGAGGAATAGTCGTACACGGCAATGCTCGTGGTCGAACAATCGGCTATCCAACTGCCAATCTGGTGCTCTTGGACCGTACTTATATGCCGGCAGATGGTGTCTATACTGTTGATATCGAAATCAAGAGAAAACTTTATCGAGGGATGGCAAGTGTCGGTAAGAATGTCACCTTCGATGGGGAAGAAGAACGTTTTGAAGTGAATATCTTTGATTTTGATGAAGATATTTATGGCGAAACAGTGACCGTCTATTGGTTAGATCGTATCCGAGATATGGTAAAATTTGACGGCATTGAACAACTGGTCAAACAACTCGAAGAAGATGAAAAAGCTGCAAGAAAATAA
- a CDS encoding dihydroorotate dehydrogenase — protein MTTNRLQVSLPGLELKNPIIPASGCFGFGQEYAKYYDLDLLGSIMIKATTLEPRFGNPTPRVAETPAGMLNAIGLQNPGLEVVLSEKLPWLEREYPNLPIIANVAGFSKQEYAAVSHDISKANNVKAIELNISCPNVDHGNHGLLIGQDPDLAYDVVKAAVDASEVPVYVKLTPSVTDIVTIAKAAEDAGAAGLTMINTLVGMRFDLKTRKPIIANGTGGMSGPAVFPVALKLIHQVAQSTNLPIIGMGGVDSAQAALEMYLAGASAIGVGTANFTNPYACPDIIENLPKVMDKYHIETLEQLRKEVKSSL, from the coding sequence ATGACTACAAATCGATTACAAGTTTCTCTACCTGGATTAGAGTTAAAGAATCCTATCATTCCCGCATCAGGCTGTTTTGGTTTTGGTCAAGAGTATGCTAAATACTATGATTTAGACCTTTTAGGGTCTATCATGATTAAAGCAACTACACTTGAGCCACGTTTTGGGAATCCTACTCCAAGAGTGGCAGAAACTCCTGCTGGTATGCTTAATGCTATTGGTCTTCAAAATCCTGGTTTAGAGGTCGTTCTTTCTGAAAAGTTACCTTGGCTTGAAAGAGAATATCCAAATCTCCCTATTATCGCCAATGTTGCTGGATTTTCAAAACAAGAGTATGCAGCGGTTTCCCATGATATTTCCAAGGCAAATAATGTAAAAGCTATTGAGCTCAATATTTCATGTCCTAACGTTGATCATGGCAATCATGGGCTATTAATTGGACAAGATCCTGATTTAGCCTATGATGTGGTAAAAGCAGCTGTTGATGCTTCAGAAGTACCTGTTTACGTCAAATTAACACCAAGTGTGACTGACATTGTAACTATTGCTAAGGCAGCAGAGGATGCTGGAGCTGCTGGACTCACTATGATCAATACCCTCGTTGGTATGCGTTTTGATCTTAAAACTAGAAAACCGATTATCGCAAATGGGACAGGAGGCATGTCTGGACCGGCAGTCTTTCCGGTAGCTCTCAAATTGATCCATCAGGTAGCCCAATCTACTAATCTTCCAATTATCGGTATGGGGGGAGTTGATTCAGCTCAAGCTGCCTTAGAAATGTATCTTGCAGGTGCTTCAGCAATTGGAGTCGGTACAGCAAACTTTACCAATCCTTACGCCTGTCCTGATATCATAGAAAACTTACCAAAAGTCATGGACAAATATCACATCGAAACTCTGGAGCAATTGAGAAAAGAAGTTAAAAGTAGCCTATAG
- a CDS encoding dihydroorotate dehydrogenase electron transfer subunit, giving the protein MNSNCKKRMGAIRLENMKVISQEEIAPAIYELVLEGEMVEAMRAGQFLHLRVPDDAHLLRRPISISSINKSQNQCHLIYRIEGSGTAIFSTLKAGDSLDVMGPQGNGFDLSDLDQRSRVLLVGGGIGVPPLLEVAKQLDDRGVEVTTVLGFATKDAVILEAELSQYSQVFVTTDNGSYGIKGNVSVVIKELDTEFDAVYSCGAPGMMKYINQTFYEHPRAYLSLESRMACGMGACYACVLKVPDSETVSQRVCEDGPVFKTGTVVL; this is encoded by the coding sequence ATGAATTCAAATTGTAAAAAGCGGATGGGAGCTATTCGCTTGGAGAATATGAAAGTAATATCTCAAGAGGAAATTGCGCCAGCAATCTATGAGCTAGTACTAGAAGGAGAAATGGTGGAAGCTATGAGAGCTGGACAATTTCTTCATTTACGAGTTCCTGATGATGCTCATCTCTTGCGTCGTCCAATTTCAATCTCATCTATTAATAAGTCTCAAAACCAATGTCATCTCATTTATCGTATTGAGGGTTCTGGCACAGCAATATTTTCGACCTTAAAAGCAGGGGATAGCCTAGATGTCATGGGACCTCAAGGAAATGGTTTTGACTTATCAGATTTAGACCAACGTAGTCGTGTTCTTCTAGTTGGAGGGGGAATTGGAGTTCCGCCCTTACTTGAAGTAGCTAAACAACTAGATGATCGTGGAGTAGAAGTTACAACTGTTCTAGGATTTGCTACTAAAGATGCTGTCATTTTGGAAGCCGAATTATCCCAATATAGTCAAGTCTTTGTGACGACCGATAATGGCTCTTATGGGATCAAGGGTAATGTCTCAGTTGTGATTAAGGAATTGGACACTGAATTTGATGCTGTTTACTCATGCGGAGCACCTGGTATGATGAAATACATCAATCAAACCTTTTACGAACATCCAAGAGCTTATCTATCTTTAGAATCGCGTATGGCTTGTGGTATGGGTGCTTGCTATGCTTGCGTCTTAAAAGTGCCAGATAGTGAAACAGTTAGTCAACGTGTCTGTGAAGATGGACCTGTATTTAAAACCGGAACAGTAGTTTTATAA
- a CDS encoding NTP transferase domain-containing protein — MKAIILAAGLGTRLRPMTENTPKALVKVNQKPLVEYQIEFLKERGIDDIIIVVGYLKEQFDYLKEKYGVRLVFNDKYADYNNFYSLYLVKEELANSYVIDADNYLFKNMFRNDIERSTYFSVYREDCDNEWFLVYGDDYKVQDIIVDSKNGRILSGVSFWDAPTAEKIVGFIDEAYASGEFVDLYWDNMVKDNIKELDVYVEELEENSIYEIDSVKDYQKLEKILSSQK, encoded by the coding sequence GTGAAAGCGATCATCTTAGCAGCGGGATTGGGAACTCGTTTACGTCCTATGACAGAAAATACTCCCAAAGCCTTGGTTAAAGTCAACCAAAAACCTTTGGTTGAATATCAAATTGAATTTTTAAAAGAACGTGGAATTGATGATATTATCATCGTTGTAGGTTATTTGAAAGAACAATTCGACTACCTTAAAGAAAAATACGGTGTTCGTTTGGTCTTCAATGATAAGTATGCTGATTACAATAACTTTTATTCTCTCTACCTGGTAAAAGAAGAGTTGGCCAACAGCTATGTTATCGATGCGGATAACTATCTTTTCAAAAATATGTTCCGTAATGATATCGAGCGTTCAACTTATTTCAGCGTTTATCGTGAAGACTGTGATAATGAATGGTTCTTGGTTTACGGAGATGATTACAAAGTTCAAGATATCATTGTCGATAGCAAAAACGGACGCATCTTGAGTGGTGTATCATTCTGGGATGCTCCAACAGCTGAGAAAATTGTTGGTTTTATCGATGAAGCCTATGCAAGCGGTGAGTTTGTTGACCTTTACTGGGATAATATGGTTAAAGATAATATCAAAGAACTAGATGTTTACGTAGAAGAGTTGGAAGAAAATTCTATTTACGAAATTGACAGTGTCAAAGATTATCAAAAATTAGAAAAGATTCTTTCTTCACAAAAATAA
- a CDS encoding DMT family transporter, with the protein MKTKNGVSFGLLSGVFWGLGLTISAYIFSIFTDLSPFVVAAAHDFLSIFILLGYLLVKEGKVRFSIFLNIRNVSVIVGALLAGPIGMQANLYAVKYIGSSLASSVSAIYPAVSVLLAFFILKHKVSKNTVFGILLIIAGIIAQTYKAEQVNSFYIGILCALICAFAWGSESVLSSFAMESDLSEIEALLIRQVTSFLSYLVIVLFSHHSFAEVANGQLFGLLIVFAAFNMISYLAYYMAINRLQPAKATGLNVSYVVWTVLFAAMFLGTPLTVLTIITSFVVMAGVYIIIKE; encoded by the coding sequence ATGAAAACTAAAAATGGAGTTTCTTTTGGATTACTTTCAGGTGTATTCTGGGGATTAGGATTAACCATTAGTGCCTATATTTTTTCAATCTTCACAGATCTTTCGCCTTTTGTAGTAGCAGCTGCACACGATTTTCTGAGTATTTTTATCTTGCTAGGATATCTACTCGTTAAAGAAGGAAAAGTTCGCTTTTCAATTTTCTTAAACATTCGAAATGTCAGTGTTATCGTTGGAGCACTATTAGCTGGGCCGATTGGTATGCAGGCTAACCTTTATGCTGTCAAATACATCGGTAGTTCCTTAGCTTCGTCTGTTTCAGCGATTTATCCTGCAGTTTCTGTCCTTCTTGCCTTCTTTATTCTAAAGCATAAGGTTTCTAAGAATACAGTATTTGGAATTTTGTTAATCATTGCAGGAATTATTGCTCAGACCTATAAAGCAGAGCAGGTCAATTCTTTCTACATAGGTATTCTTTGCGCCTTGATTTGTGCCTTTGCTTGGGGAAGTGAAAGCGTTCTGAGCTCCTTTGCTATGGAAAGTGACCTCAGTGAAATTGAAGCTCTCTTGATTCGTCAAGTTACATCCTTCTTGTCTTATCTTGTTATTGTGCTCTTCTCGCATCACTCATTTGCAGAAGTGGCAAATGGCCAATTGTTTGGTCTATTAATTGTCTTTGCGGCATTTAATATGATTTCTTATCTTGCCTACTATATGGCTATCAATCGATTGCAGCCAGCAAAAGCTACTGGTCTAAATGTCAGTTATGTAGTTTGGACTGTCCTGTTTGCAGCAATGTTCTTGGGGACACCTCTGACTGTTTTGACCATTATAACTTCATTTGTCGTAATGGCTGGTGTTTATATTATCATTAAAGAATAA
- a CDS encoding phosphotransferase family protein: MKEIVKEKIASLLSGDEEILSVEQLGGMTNQNYLVQTSSNQYIVKFFGKGTDKLIDRQNEKFNLELLKDLKLDVENYLFDIEAGIKVNQYIENAETLNLDTIKTRFEKIAPILQTIHASGKELKGEFAPFEEIKKYESLIQGEIYYPNYEAVRKSVFSLKEELEQIGIEKKSCHIDLVPENFIEAPDGHLYLIDWEYSSMNDPMWDLAALFLESEFTPEEEENFLAHYESEKTPVSKQKIRIYKILQDIIWSLWTIYKEENGADFGDYGISRYNRAVKELDFKGGSHEN, encoded by the coding sequence AGAAATTCTAAGTGTGGAACAGTTAGGGGGAATGACCAATCAAAACTATTTGGTTCAAACATCCTCAAATCAGTATATCGTTAAATTTTTCGGTAAAGGTACGGATAAATTAATCGACCGTCAGAATGAAAAGTTCAATCTTGAATTGTTGAAAGATTTGAAATTAGATGTCGAAAATTATCTTTTTGATATTGAAGCTGGTATCAAAGTTAATCAATACATTGAAAATGCTGAAACACTTAATTTAGATACCATTAAAACTAGATTTGAGAAAATTGCTCCCATTCTACAAACCATTCATGCATCTGGTAAAGAATTAAAAGGAGAGTTTGCTCCTTTTGAGGAAATCAAAAAATATGAATCCTTGATTCAAGGAGAGATCTATTATCCAAACTATGAAGCTGTTAGAAAATCGGTGTTTTCTCTGAAAGAAGAGCTTGAACAAATCGGAATTGAGAAGAAGTCTTGTCATATTGATTTGGTTCCTGAAAATTTTATTGAAGCACCAGATGGGCATCTTTATCTGATTGATTGGGAATATTCATCCATGAACGATCCTATGTGGGACCTTGCGGCACTCTTTCTAGAGTCTGAATTCACTCCAGAAGAAGAGGAAAACTTTTTGGCTCATTACGAGAGTGAAAAGACTCCTGTTTCGAAACAGAAAATTCGAATTTATAAAATTTTGCAAGATATTATTTGGAGCCTTTGGACTATTTACAAAGAAGAAAATGGTGCAGACTTTGGTGATTATGGAATCTCTCGTTACAATAGAGCAGTAAAAGAATTGGATTTTAAGGGAGGTTCTCATGAAAACTAA